The proteins below are encoded in one region of Clostridium pasteurianum DSM 525 = ATCC 6013:
- a CDS encoding FeoA family protein, producing MSLFDLKPGEKGIIKNISGDKRLAKRLFALGFIEGTEVRMKTSAPFGDPLVINVRGFNIAIRKNDAKNIFLGDA from the coding sequence ATGAGTTTATTTGATTTAAAGCCTGGTGAAAAGGGAATTATAAAAAATATATCTGGAGACAAAAGACTAGCAAAAAGATTATTTGCTTTAGGTTTTATCGAAGGAACAGAAGTAAGGATGAAAACCTCTGCACCCTTTGGCGACCCCCTGGTTATCAATGTTAGAGGCTTTAATATTGCCATCAGGAAAAATGACGCAAAAAATATTTTTTTAGGAGATGCTTAA
- a CDS encoding response regulator transcription factor, with protein sequence MDKTILIIEDEEDIRDILRHYLEKENFKVREAEEGKEGIRLVNSEDIDLIILDLMLPDTSGYDVCKDISLKYNIPIIMLTAKNDIVDKLLGLELGADDYVTKPFDVREVIARVKVCLKRIDSLKKQRTANVIQLPNSIKIYVDSREVIKGENVIKLKPKEYELLLMLSLNRKIVLTRERLLEKVWGFEFEGDSRTVDVHIQRIRKKLQVKGDKPIIETVFGVGYKML encoded by the coding sequence ATGGATAAAACAATACTAATTATTGAAGATGAAGAAGACATAAGAGATATATTAAGACACTATCTTGAAAAAGAAAATTTTAAAGTAAGAGAAGCAGAAGAGGGGAAAGAGGGAATTAGATTAGTAAATAGTGAAGATATAGATCTTATAATACTAGATCTAATGCTGCCAGATACAAGTGGTTATGATGTATGCAAGGATATATCTTTAAAATATAATATTCCTATTATTATGCTTACGGCTAAAAATGATATAGTAGACAAGCTTTTGGGTTTAGAATTAGGTGCAGATGATTATGTTACAAAGCCTTTTGATGTAAGAGAAGTTATTGCACGGGTAAAAGTATGTCTTAAGAGAATAGACAGTTTAAAAAAACAAAGAACTGCAAATGTAATACAGCTGCCCAATAGCATAAAAATTTATGTGGATAGCAGAGAAGTTATAAAAGGTGAAAATGTAATAAAACTTAAGCCAAAAGAATATGAACTTCTTTTAATGCTATCTTTAAATAGAAAAATAGTTTTAACAAGAGAAAGACTTTTGGAAAAGGTTTGGGGTTTTGAATTTGAAGGGGATAGTAGAACTGTTGATGTACATATACAGCGAATTAGAAAAAAGCTTCAGGTGAAAGGAGATAAGCCTATAATAGAAACGGTATTTGGAGTAGGATATAAAATGCTATAA
- a CDS encoding sensor histidine kinase encodes MKFTIKYKFSIGILLIFCLSFNAMNYFMDKIIIQNNKKVISNELLNSQRDLNIFIRQFMLINNMDISQNGFHVNRESIGNGLASKINNRVILYSNSGDFIFDSEDANGYIFSQETKKLSDDHADLKMAEQDKSAYKIIKINSKYLVVFSQTLYANNERLGIIRYVKDNTELFETSNELLTKIKMFMGGIFLIVTLFAILLASKITKPIVKLSKLTKEIAEGKFDITISVKSKDEIGELEESFNKMKEKISEQIATIKKDRDDLIKLQGHKKNFFDNVTHEMKTPLTIINGYSQMILDEGASNEVILKKAASKIKRESEKLHNMIIDVLDMSKIESKVNIDNRENLYMFSIVNGICDDLAVKCY; translated from the coding sequence ATGAAATTTACTATAAAATATAAATTTTCCATAGGAATTCTTTTGATTTTCTGCTTAAGTTTTAATGCGATGAATTATTTTATGGATAAGATAATAATACAGAATAATAAGAAAGTTATAAGTAATGAATTACTCAACTCACAAAGAGATTTAAATATATTTATAAGACAATTTATGCTTATAAATAATATGGATATAAGCCAGAATGGTTTTCATGTTAACAGGGAAAGTATAGGTAATGGACTGGCTTCTAAGATTAATAATAGAGTGATTTTATATAGTAATAGTGGGGATTTTATCTTTGATAGCGAAGATGCTAATGGATATATATTTTCACAAGAAACTAAAAAATTATCAGATGATCATGCAGATTTAAAAATGGCTGAACAAGACAAGTCTGCCTATAAGATTATAAAAATTAATAGTAAATACTTAGTGGTATTTTCTCAAACTCTTTATGCAAATAATGAGAGACTTGGAATTATAAGATATGTAAAAGATAATACGGAATTATTTGAAACAAGTAATGAATTATTAACAAAAATAAAAATGTTTATGGGTGGAATATTTTTAATAGTAACTTTATTTGCAATACTATTGGCTTCTAAAATCACTAAACCAATTGTGAAGTTAAGTAAGCTTACCAAAGAAATAGCTGAAGGCAAGTTTGATATTACTATATCAGTAAAATCAAAGGATGAAATAGGGGAATTAGAGGAAAGCTTTAATAAAATGAAAGAAAAGATAAGTGAACAAATAGCTACTATAAAAAAGGATAGGGATGATTTAATTAAACTTCAGGGGCATAAAAAGAATTTCTTTGACAACGTTACTCATGAAATGAAGACTCCATTAACTATAATAAATGGATATTCTCAAATGATTTTAGATGAAGGAGCTAGTAATGAGGTTATTTTAAAAAAAGCTGCATCTAAGATAAAAAGAGAATCAGAAAAGCTTCACAATATGATTATAGATGTACTTGATATGTCAAAAATAGAATCCAAAGTAAATATAGATAATAGAGAAAACTTATATATGTTCTCTATTGTAAATGGTATATGTGATGATTTAGCTGTTAAATGTTATTAG
- a CDS encoding DUF6431 domain-containing protein, giving the protein MPYGIKKYNKLCKFNQFPSKYGCEACGFEGKLYRHGFYYRNLITLKGAYKIVILRCKCQSCGKTYSLIPSFIIPYRQYAYEVILTSIIMMLKLGYSFSKILTLIKSLNINYSSLNTTDLSFWKNRLVSSLSSIRLFFAQYKFYNSNINSKLPIDIIKKIIIFCRLRHDFNLDYFLHMPKYFFCK; this is encoded by the coding sequence ATGCCTTACGGAATAAAAAAATACAATAAACTTTGTAAGTTTAATCAATTTCCAAGTAAATATGGATGCGAAGCATGTGGATTTGAAGGTAAGCTGTACAGACATGGATTTTATTATAGAAACTTAATTACCCTTAAAGGTGCATACAAGATAGTCATCCTGCGTTGTAAATGTCAATCCTGTGGTAAAACCTATTCTCTTATACCCAGTTTTATTATTCCTTATAGGCAATATGCTTATGAAGTTATTCTAACTTCTATTATTATGATGCTAAAACTAGGTTATTCCTTTAGTAAAATATTAACTCTTATAAAATCTCTTAATATTAACTACTCATCTCTTAATACAACAGATCTATCATTTTGGAAAAATAGGCTAGTAAGCTCATTATCGAGTATTCGTTTATTTTTTGCACAGTATAAATTCTATAATTCTAACATAAATAGCAAATTACCTATTGATATCATAAAAAAAATTATTATCTTTTGCCGTTTAAGGCACGATTTTAACTTGGATTATTTTTTACACATGCCTAAGTATTTCTTTTGTAAATGA
- a CDS encoding DDE-type integrase/transposase/recombinase: protein MILKEFNQKIALFRYSLIAPIITNTFTQTSVKDYLAEIAAKSYTLPNGKKKEYSPATIKGWLVQYRKYGIDGLYPKSRADKGTSRKISNETKEFIINSKLNSPKKTAKYIYHEVIAKGFESETSISLSTVTRFINKAKIGSKKLVPDDRRAFEFEFSNECWQSDVSVGPYLTIEDKKFKTYIIAFLDDSSRVIVGCKAFFKDDLLSLMSVFKDAVASKGIPKKVFVDNGKIYKSEQFHLICAALGSILSFARPYSPQSKGKIERWFQTMQKQWMNSINWNDFKSIDLLNESLSGYVNSYNNTIHSSINKKPD from the coding sequence ATGATATTAAAAGAATTTAATCAAAAGATAGCATTATTTCGTTATTCTCTGATTGCACCCATTATAACCAATACATTTACTCAGACTTCTGTAAAAGATTATTTAGCAGAAATTGCAGCAAAGTCTTATACACTGCCTAACGGCAAGAAAAAAGAGTATTCTCCTGCAACAATCAAAGGATGGCTAGTTCAATATAGGAAATATGGTATTGATGGCTTATATCCAAAATCAAGAGCTGATAAAGGTACTTCCAGAAAAATTTCAAATGAAACCAAAGAATTTATTATAAACAGTAAATTAAATTCACCTAAAAAAACTGCCAAGTACATATATCATGAAGTTATAGCTAAAGGTTTTGAAAGTGAAACTAGTATTTCCCTGTCAACAGTAACTAGATTTATAAATAAGGCTAAGATAGGTTCTAAAAAGCTTGTACCTGATGATAGAAGAGCCTTTGAATTTGAGTTTTCCAATGAATGCTGGCAATCTGACGTATCTGTAGGTCCTTACCTTACTATAGAAGATAAAAAATTCAAGACTTATATTATAGCTTTTTTAGATGATTCCAGTAGAGTCATTGTAGGATGCAAAGCATTTTTTAAAGATGATCTTTTATCTCTTATGTCTGTATTTAAAGATGCGGTAGCATCAAAGGGAATTCCTAAAAAAGTTTTCGTTGATAATGGAAAGATATATAAAAGTGAGCAATTTCATTTGATTTGTGCAGCTCTTGGTAGTATTTTAAGTTTTGCAAGACCATATTCCCCTCAATCTAAGGGCAAAATTGAAAGATGGTTCCAAACTATGCAAAAACAATGGATGAATTCAATTAATTGGAATGATTTTAAATCTATAGATCTTTTAAATGAATCCCTGTCGGGTTATGTTAACAGTTATAACAACACTATACATTCCTCAATAAACAAAAAACCGGATTAA
- a CDS encoding IS3 family transposase, translated as MLKTVRLLRSTYYYNLSVEGKQKSKPKGGKPRGYSLNKKNQKVCDDLIKEFIIESIDGDAINYGYRKITYHLRKYYNLIINPKKVYRLCKELGILKDQRVIKPKVKKTIAANRIITGSNQLWEMDIKYGYIHGQDKFFYLLNLIDIFDRSIIDYHMGFHCEAKDASALLRKCLIRRNLFEEGVNKPVIRTDNGPQFVSYKFSECCEEIKVEHERIPVKTPNKNAHIESFHRILEDECFKNNEFETYAQAYEAVNDFMVRYNDRRIHSSLGFMSPNEFYTLHFRENLTGIEIRV; from the coding sequence GTGCTTAAAACAGTTAGGCTTCTTAGATCAACATATTACTATAATTTAAGTGTTGAAGGCAAACAAAAATCAAAACCTAAAGGCGGTAAGCCTAGAGGATACAGCCTAAATAAAAAGAATCAAAAGGTATGTGATGACCTTATTAAAGAGTTTATTATTGAGTCAATTGATGGTGATGCCATTAATTATGGTTATAGAAAAATAACTTATCATCTGCGAAAATATTATAATCTTATAATTAATCCTAAGAAGGTTTACAGGCTTTGCAAGGAGCTTGGCATACTTAAAGATCAAAGAGTTATCAAACCTAAAGTGAAAAAAACTATTGCAGCTAACAGAATTATAACAGGTTCCAATCAGCTTTGGGAAATGGATATAAAGTATGGTTATATTCATGGTCAAGATAAATTCTTCTACTTGTTAAACCTAATTGATATTTTTGATAGAAGTATTATTGATTATCACATGGGATTTCACTGTGAAGCTAAAGATGCGTCAGCATTATTAAGAAAATGTTTAATAAGAAGAAATCTATTTGAGGAAGGAGTTAACAAGCCTGTAATAAGAACAGATAACGGACCACAGTTTGTAAGTTATAAATTTAGTGAATGCTGTGAGGAAATCAAGGTAGAACACGAGAGAATACCAGTAAAAACACCAAATAAAAATGCTCATATAGAATCATTTCACCGAATACTTGAGGATGAATGTTTTAAAAATAATGAATTTGAAACTTATGCACAAGCCTATGAGGCAGTAAACGATTTTATGGTTCGATATAATGACAGAAGAATACATTCAAGCTTAGGTTTTATGTCACCAAATGAATTTTATACCCTTCATTTTAGAGAAAATCTAACTGGTATTGAAATAAGGGTCTAA
- a CDS encoding transposase, whose amino-acid sequence MKGKSYTKELKEEILREVKDVGNVSLVSRRHGISKSTIFTWIKKSENKDEIKVKPGRKALVEGQKEFESEITEVTKENDHLKKILGEKDLEIAILKDLIKKANPQLKIK is encoded by the coding sequence ATGAAAGGCAAAAGTTATACAAAAGAATTAAAAGAAGAAATATTGAGAGAAGTAAAGGATGTAGGAAATGTTTCTTTAGTATCAAGAAGACATGGTATATCAAAATCAACCATATTTACTTGGATAAAGAAATCTGAGAATAAGGATGAGATTAAGGTTAAGCCAGGAAGAAAGGCTTTAGTTGAGGGACAAAAAGAGTTTGAAAGTGAAATTACAGAAGTAACAAAAGAGAATGATCATCTTAAAAAGATTTTAGGTGAAAAAGATTTAGAAATAGCTATCCTTAAAGATTTAATAAAAAAAGCAAACCCTCAATTAAAGATAAAGTAG
- a CDS encoding Mu transposase C-terminal domain-containing protein: protein MSNVENIRFIDSKTELDYLFLYKVLRTVKNDSTVSIGTKIFEVPLKYVGDKINIRYDPSSIDKAYIFSQDGKLEDTIFPVKKIDNSKIRRTNNTNSVDFSAFEAN, encoded by the coding sequence ATGTCTAATGTTGAAAATATAAGATTTATTGATTCTAAAACTGAACTAGACTATTTATTTTTATATAAAGTACTCCGTACTGTAAAAAATGACTCCACAGTATCTATAGGTACAAAAATATTTGAAGTACCACTAAAATATGTTGGTGACAAAATAAATATACGCTATGATCCATCATCTATTGATAAAGCTTATATTTTTTCACAGGATGGTAAACTTGAAGATACTATTTTCCCTGTTAAAAAAATTGATAATTCAAAAATCAGAAGAACTAACAATACTAATTCTGTTGATTTTTCTGCCTTTGAAGCTAACTAA
- a CDS encoding ExeA family protein, producing the protein MYKAFYGLTFDPFDKNLDLKYSFKSEDFSKAMNRLEFLKSVLGIGVITGEPGVGKSFLLRNFVDSLNPNLYKCVYIPISTLTVMDFYRALCDGLGIIHAQKKVTMFKQIQESIYTYSHSKNVIPVIIIDECQFLSNSILDDLRIIFNFHMDSKNYAMLILSGQPNFLLQLSRQVHEALRQRIIMNYCLKGLTHDECKPYITSMLKAAGCSEPIFTDDAFELIYSSTNGAIRPLNSLTRMCLISGANERLTSINSDTVYKSQSEIDLTI; encoded by the coding sequence ATGTATAAAGCTTTTTATGGCTTAACTTTTGATCCTTTTGATAAAAATCTTGACTTAAAATACAGTTTTAAATCTGAGGATTTCTCTAAAGCAATGAATAGATTAGAATTTTTAAAATCTGTTTTAGGGATTGGCGTTATTACTGGAGAGCCTGGAGTTGGTAAGTCTTTCTTGCTCCGCAATTTTGTAGATTCACTAAATCCAAATTTATATAAGTGCGTATACATTCCTATTTCCACTTTAACTGTTATGGACTTCTATAGAGCATTATGCGATGGTCTTGGAATAATTCATGCTCAGAAAAAAGTAACTATGTTTAAGCAAATACAAGAGTCTATATACACTTATAGCCACAGTAAAAATGTAATTCCAGTTATTATAATTGATGAATGTCAATTTTTAAGCAATTCCATTCTTGATGATTTAAGAATAATATTTAATTTTCATATGGACTCAAAGAATTATGCTATGTTAATTCTTTCAGGTCAACCTAATTTTTTACTTCAACTCAGCAGGCAGGTCCATGAAGCACTACGTCAACGAATCATAATGAATTATTGCTTAAAAGGGCTAACGCATGATGAATGTAAGCCCTACATAACTTCTATGCTAAAAGCCGCAGGCTGTTCAGAACCAATTTTTACTGATGATGCTTTTGAACTCATTTATTCAAGCACTAATGGAGCTATAAGACCACTAAATTCTCTAACGAGAATGTGCCTTATCTCTGGTGCTAATGAAAGACTTACTTCTATTAATTCAGATACAGTTTATAAATCTCAGAGTGAAATTGATCTTACAATTTAA
- a CDS encoding sensor histidine kinase → MSRMLINIIDNSIKYANVKSIIKVKLYRDKGNCVITVEDSGIGISKESLSKIFNPFYRVNKKICRERGNSGLGLAIVKAIVDKYDGNINIESEINKGTKVKIKIPLFLQVGNNLVK, encoded by the coding sequence ATATCAAGAATGCTCATAAATATAATAGATAACTCCATAAAATATGCTAATGTAAAATCTATTATAAAGGTTAAGTTATATAGAGATAAGGGAAATTGTGTTATTACGGTAGAAGATAGTGGTATAGGAATTTCAAAAGAAAGTCTATCCAAAATATTTAATCCTTTCTATAGAGTGAATAAAAAGATTTGTAGAGAGCGTGGAAACAGTGGTCTTGGATTAGCCATAGTTAAAGCTATAGTGGATAAATATGATGGCAATATAAATATAGAAAGTGAAATTAATAAGGGAACAAAAGTTAAGATAAAAATTCCTCTGTTTTTACAAGTTGGCAATAACTTAGTTAAGTGA
- a CDS encoding TolB family protein has protein sequence MKRKAKNILIIIGIPVFIIVGCLGLDKLITAHGQSISQKPEVVWNDSSALSLTDDKPLEIVSKKTYGNVQGFSENFGFINSNEAIVGIGMDRDKFYKKYTKALSKMTDKESNEAMDDFQGSVYKLNLTTFEKYPLNIETKNVTEAVVSNINKLRYAKDNKYNLYDINANKNIEYDNFKEDWKTSWSSNWSEDGNYLIRQQNSNINLYDIKNNKNKEIKIDKKYVNMGSLQNFYSRDGKDIYFIGEQYKDNDLNNRRQGIFKVNSETEKIDEVLLFPYVNISAGNSIELPLIGTIRKGNLIMNGLSFDIYGILDNGKKIIFDGILNNSEGLYVYDVDTRKFYNLINHVNSKESKYALPFWISPDKSKIIYKNIVIKNNKDQWNLYAAKINGNNLTDRKLLAENINTLGNIYNEVQWSPDSKSILYFTGKNQTTKNEFTFMDKNEVNIVTFK, from the coding sequence ATGAAGCGAAAGGCTAAAAATATATTAATAATTATAGGTATTCCAGTATTTATTATAGTAGGATGCCTAGGACTAGACAAACTTATTACTGCACATGGACAAAGTATCTCTCAAAAACCTGAGGTGGTATGGAATGATAGCTCAGCGTTATCTTTGACAGATGATAAACCTTTAGAAATAGTTAGTAAGAAAACTTATGGCAATGTACAAGGTTTTTCTGAAAACTTTGGTTTTATAAATTCTAATGAAGCTATTGTGGGAATTGGTATGGATAGAGATAAGTTTTATAAGAAATATACTAAAGCTTTAAGTAAAATGACAGATAAGGAAAGTAATGAAGCTATGGATGACTTTCAAGGAAGTGTTTACAAACTTAATCTAACAACCTTTGAAAAATACCCTTTAAACATAGAAACTAAAAATGTAACAGAAGCTGTAGTATCTAATATTAATAAATTAAGATATGCTAAAGATAATAAATACAACTTATATGATATAAATGCCAATAAGAATATAGAATATGATAATTTTAAAGAAGATTGGAAAACTTCATGGAGTAGCAATTGGTCCGAAGATGGAAATTATTTAATTAGACAACAAAATAGTAATATAAATTTATATGATATTAAAAACAATAAAAATAAAGAAATAAAGATAGATAAAAAATATGTTAATATGGGTTCGTTACAAAACTTTTATAGTAGAGATGGAAAGGATATATATTTTATAGGAGAGCAGTATAAAGATAATGATTTAAATAATAGAAGGCAGGGTATATTCAAAGTAAATAGTGAAACTGAGAAAATAGATGAAGTGTTGCTTTTCCCATATGTTAATATTAGTGCAGGTAATTCCATTGAATTACCTCTTATAGGAACAATTAGAAAAGGTAATTTGATTATGAATGGACTATCTTTTGATATTTATGGTATTTTAGATAATGGTAAAAAAATAATATTTGATGGCATATTAAATAATAGCGAGGGTCTGTATGTTTATGATGTAGATACAAGAAAATTTTATAATTTAATAAATCATGTTAACTCAAAAGAAAGTAAATATGCGTTACCATTTTGGATATCACCAGATAAATCTAAGATTATATATAAGAATATAGTAATTAAAAATAATAAGGATCAATGGAATCTATATGCTGCCAAAATCAATGGAAATAATCTTACAGATAGAAAATTACTAGCTGAAAATATAAATACTTTAGGAAACATATATAATGAAGTACAATGGAGTCCAGATAGTAAAAGTATATTATATTTCACTGGAAAAAATCAAACCACTAAAAATGAATTTACTTTCATGGATAAAAATGAAGTAAATATAGTAACCTTTAAATAA
- the proS gene encoding proline--tRNA ligase — MSKKNNNKRVEQITSMDEDFAQWYTDIVKKAELVDYSSVKGCVILRPYAYAIWENIQKYLDGKFKEKGHENVYMPLLIPESLLQKEKDHVEGFAPEVAWVTKGGNDELTEKLCVRPTSETLFCEHYAKIVQSYKDLPKLYNQWCSVVRWEKTTRPFLRTTEFLWQEGHTIHATKEEAEAETIQMLNIYADFCENMLAIPVVKGRKTEKEKFAGAEATYTIESLMHDGKALQSGTSHFFGQNFAKAFGIQFADKNEKLEYVNQTSWGMTTRIIGAIIMVHGDDEGLKMPPRIAPTQVVIVPIAQHKEGVIEKATELKDRIAKVARVKMDISDKTPGWKFSEYEMKGIPVRLEVGPKDMEKNQVVLVRRDTREKIFVPMDELETKIPELLEDIHKSMLEAATKAREEKTNIATTMEEFNDIVENKTGFVKAMWCGDKDCEDKIKEDTGATSRCIPFEQEELSDTCVCCGKKAKHMVYWGRAY, encoded by the coding sequence ATGTCAAAGAAAAACAATAATAAAAGAGTTGAGCAAATCACTTCTATGGATGAGGATTTTGCACAGTGGTATACAGATATCGTTAAAAAAGCAGAACTTGTAGACTATTCCAGTGTTAAGGGATGTGTTATCCTCAGGCCTTATGCTTATGCCATTTGGGAAAATATACAGAAATATTTAGATGGAAAGTTTAAAGAAAAAGGCCATGAAAATGTATATATGCCACTTCTTATTCCAGAAAGTCTTCTTCAAAAGGAAAAAGACCATGTAGAGGGATTTGCACCAGAAGTAGCTTGGGTTACAAAGGGTGGAAATGATGAGCTTACAGAAAAATTATGTGTTCGTCCAACTTCAGAAACATTGTTCTGTGAGCACTATGCTAAGATAGTTCAATCCTATAAAGATCTGCCAAAGTTATATAATCAGTGGTGTTCTGTAGTAAGATGGGAAAAGACTACGAGACCTTTCCTAAGGACTACAGAATTTTTATGGCAGGAGGGCCATACCATACATGCTACAAAGGAAGAGGCAGAGGCAGAAACCATACAAATGCTTAATATCTATGCGGATTTCTGTGAAAATATGCTTGCTATACCAGTAGTTAAGGGAAGAAAAACTGAAAAGGAAAAGTTTGCAGGAGCAGAAGCTACCTATACTATTGAATCCTTGATGCATGATGGTAAGGCACTTCAGTCAGGAACTTCCCATTTCTTTGGTCAAAATTTTGCAAAGGCCTTTGGAATACAGTTCGCAGATAAGAATGAAAAGCTTGAGTATGTAAATCAGACCTCCTGGGGTATGACTACACGTATAATTGGAGCAATTATCATGGTACATGGGGATGATGAAGGGTTAAAAATGCCTCCAAGAATAGCACCAACTCAAGTTGTAATAGTGCCAATAGCACAGCATAAGGAAGGTGTTATTGAGAAGGCAACTGAATTAAAGGATAGAATAGCTAAGGTAGCCAGAGTTAAAATGGATATAAGTGATAAGACACCAGGATGGAAATTCAGTGAATATGAAATGAAGGGTATTCCAGTAAGACTGGAAGTTGGACCTAAGGATATGGAGAAAAATCAGGTGGTACTAGTAAGACGTGATACTAGAGAAAAAATATTTGTACCAATGGATGAACTTGAAACAAAGATACCAGAACTTTTAGAAGATATACACAAATCAATGCTGGAAGCAGCTACAAAGGCAAGGGAAGAAAAAACCAACATAGCAACTACTATGGAAGAGTTCAATGATATAGTTGAAAATAAAACTGGTTTTGTTAAAGCTATGTGGTGTGGTGATAAAGACTGCGAAGATAAGATAAAGGAAGATACAGGAGCTACTTCAAGGTGTATTCCTTTTGAGCAGGAAGAACTTTCAGATACTTGTGTATGCTGTGGTAAAAAGGCAAAACACATGGTGTATTGGGGAAGAGCATATTAA
- a CDS encoding lactate utilization protein — protein MDENTIWLMEQRINRTIEKLEKNNMEGYYAKDEKEALDILKSLINKGESVAVGGSETLFQIGAIDFLRNGDFNFLDRYAEGLTRKEVLDIFKKSLLTDTYIVSSNAITENGELYNVDGNGNRVAAMLYGPDKVIIIVGKNKIVKDVDEAIQRNREYAAPANAKRLNRKTPCAKVGYCMDCSSEERICNEYTLIKRQGAKGRIKVIIVGKELGY, from the coding sequence ATGGATGAAAATACTATATGGTTAATGGAACAAAGAATTAATAGAACTATTGAAAAATTAGAAAAAAATAATATGGAAGGGTACTATGCTAAAGATGAAAAAGAAGCTTTGGATATACTTAAAAGCCTTATAAATAAGGGTGAAAGTGTGGCTGTTGGAGGTTCAGAGACACTTTTTCAAATTGGGGCTATTGATTTTTTAAGAAATGGAGACTTTAATTTTTTAGACAGATATGCAGAAGGATTAACTCGTAAAGAAGTATTAGATATATTTAAAAAGAGTCTTTTAACAGATACTTACATTGTAAGCAGTAATGCTATAACCGAAAATGGAGAACTTTATAATGTAGACGGTAACGGCAATAGGGTAGCAGCAATGCTTTATGGACCAGATAAAGTTATTATAATTGTGGGTAAAAATAAAATAGTTAAAGATGTAGATGAAGCAATTCAGAGGAATAGAGAGTATGCAGCTCCAGCTAATGCAAAGAGATTAAATAGAAAAACTCCCTGTGCAAAGGTTGGATATTGTATGGATTGCAGCAGCGAAGAGAGAATTTGCAATGAATATACATTGATAAAAAGACAAGGTGCTAAAGGAAGAATAAAAGTAATAATTGTAGGAAAAGAATTAGGGTATTAG